One Kazachstania africana CBS 2517 chromosome 5, complete genome DNA window includes the following coding sequences:
- the TFC6 gene encoding transcription factor TFIIIC subunit TFC6 (similar to Saccharomyces cerevisiae TFC6 (YDR362C); ancestral locus Anc_5.422) encodes MSTETPKKRRGRPRKNDISTSDKDSANKSVKKGRGRPKKVASSEKTFAGTTIEALLATASKRRDGSQSTNGEIIEIPDAAVALKNAISDYNPLEEGNSQEILEQRSRNENAEAEASNGTTVRRPRRAASRSPLYAGVRNLAGIVSTANADEEFVLSEADAEAGEEIDDYKETSDAEVDFNDDIDIELENDEEEPKYLKNKTRKTKKARANAKKESTSKGSSPGISKLSSKNRTIRSLKDLSSARDKIERIYGLNREKLLRLAKVKEGFETCLFSFPNEKIQPDSSYSLNIIPPCRKYSVFEKIQKNLQRNFHDIDEKEFDELFKFRVSPLDIVVGDTEIRLKTHEKSDFPVFANSTRKGFFINSGGLVTDMAWLAPNEDDDSQYLAVSISQYLDDPSGERLQGFEKEEHVSCVIIYKITFSTLQISRVQTIVHPFGEIWNLKWHEGYHSKTALGLLGFVCQNGGVKFIEIFASGSDENKFVYYVESALTISLPSTLITCFDFLSPEVIVCGFKNGFVAEFDLSDEKNIPSYYHKVHESYIISISVGYSESENPVVGTISIDGYFCVFDSRDIFTTKCNVGRFRGGNIVPLTYCAPLDSFVFSDQGNSLRCVVPRALFASHQINSRETTVTSAGASRLHPLILSSASDGTLYVDNIARRLLTGVKNVSNTHKSLKLWRWDYDRSTGKYRLDHNYEVFKSTSNDVSKIKIDAPGINISCVKWNESSKGGNFYAFANNAGILTIECLEG; translated from the coding sequence ATGTCTACAGAGACTCCCAAAAAGCGTAGAGGTAgaccaagaaaaaatgacatATCAACTTCAGATAAAGATAGTGCCAATAAATCTGTGAAAAAAGGTAGAGGTAGACCTAAAAAAGTGGCATCATCTGAAAAAACTTTTGCTGGAACTACAATAGAAGCTTTACTTGCTACTGCCTCCAAACGTAGAGATGGTAGTCAATCCACAAATGGTGAGATCATTGAAATTCCTGATGCTGCTGTggcattgaaaaatgctATAAGTGACTATAACCCACTTGAAGAGGGGAACTCACAGGAAATTTTGGAACAAAGGAGCAGAAATGAGAACGCTGAAGCAGAAGCTTCTAATGGTACAACTGTTAGAAGGCCCAGAAGAGCCGCCTCCAGAAGCCCTCTTTATGCGGGAGTACGTAACCTTGCAGGCATTGTTAGTACAGCTAACGCAGATGAAGAATTCGTATTATCAGAAGCAGATGCAGAGGCAGGGGAAGAAATAGATGATTATAAAGAAACAAGCGATGCCGAAGTTGACTTCAATGACGACATTGACATTGAGCTGGAAAACGATGAGGAAGAacccaaatatttgaaaaataagacAAGGAAAACGAAAAAAGCCAGAGCGAATGCAAAGAAGGAATCTACATCGAAAGGATCAAGCCCAGGTATCTCTAAGCTGAGCTCTAAAAATCGGACTATTAGATCATTAAAGGATTTAAGCTCAGCAAGagacaaaattgaaagaatatatgGGCTGAACAGAGAGAAATTACTTCGCTTGGCAAAAGTAAAAGAGGGCTTTGAAACATGCCTCTTCAGCTTTCCAAACGAAAAGATTCAACCTGATTCATCCtattctttgaatattattcCTCCATGTAGGAAATATtcagtttttgaaaaaatacaaaagaatcttcaaagaaactTTCATGATATAGATGAAAAGGAATTTGACGaactattcaaatttagaGTGTCGCCCCTTGATATTGTTGTGGGTGATACAGAAATACGTTTGAAAACGCATGAGAAATCAGATTTTCCTGTTTTCGCAAATTCTACAAGGAAAGgtttttttataaatagTGGTGGATTAGTCACTGATATGGCTTGGCTAGCAccaaatgaagatgacgacTCTCAATATCTGGCTGTTTCAATTTCCCAATATCTGGATGATCCGTCCGGAGAACGTTTACAAGGGTTCGAGAAAGAGGAGCATGTGTCATGTGTCATCATCTATAAAATAACTTTTTCGACCTTGCAAATTTCGAGAGTACAAACAATCGTTCATCCATTTGGTGAAATATGGAATCTAAAATGGCATGAAGgttatcattcaaaaacaGCTCTGGGTCTTCTAGGATTTGTCTGTCAAAATGGGGGCGTTAAATttatagaaatttttgCTTCTGGTAGTGATGAGAACAAATTCGTTTACTACGTTGAATCTGCGCTTACAATTTCACTGCCAAGTACGCTTATTACATGTTTCGATTTTTTATCTCCAGAAGTCATCGTATGTGGGTTCAAGAATGGATTCGTTGCAGAATTCGATCTATCCGACGAGAAAAATATCCCATCATATTACCATAAAGTGCATGAATCGTATATTATCTCAATTTCTGTCGGTTATTCCGAATCTGAAAATCCGGTAGTGGGCACTATATCCATAGATGGCTATTTCTGTGTTTTTGATTCACGAGATATATTTACTACTAAATGCAATGTTGGTAGATTTCGTGGAGGCAATATAGTCCCTTTAACATACTGTGCTCCATTGGACTCTTTCGTCTTTTCAGACCAAGGAAATTCGTTAAGATGTGTCGTACCACGAGCACTATTTGCTTCACACCAGATAAATTCAAGGGAAACCACGGTAACGTCAGCTGGTGCATCTAGACTGCACCCGTTGATATTATCAAGTGCCTCCGATGGTACCTTATACGTGGACAATATAGCAAGAAGACTGTTGACAGGTGTCAAAAATGTTTCCAATACACATAAATCATTGAAGCTATGGCGTTGGGATTATGACAGATCTACCGGCAAATATAGATTGGATCATAATTATgaagttttcaaatcaacGTCGAATGATGTTAGTAAGATTAAGATCGACGCCCCCGGGATAAATATATCTTGTGTCAAATGGAACGAGTCATCAAAAGGAGGAAATTTTTATGCTTTTGCAAACAATGCTGGTATATTAACCATTGAGTGCTTGGAGGGGTAG
- the UBA4 gene encoding Uba4p (similar to Saccharomyces cerevisiae UBA4 (YHR111W); ancestral locus Anc_5.421), translated as MVSEVNQDLINELAALKLENARLRRQVESQPTTVQEYPLSLEEYRRYGRQMIVEDTGGVQGQVRLKNSKVLVVGAGGLGCPALPYLAGAGIGQIGIVDNDIVDTSNLHRQVLHDSTKVGMLKCESAKAVLNKLNPHVNVVTYPVRLNYSNAFDIFDGYDYVLDCTDTPLTRYLISDVAVNLGITVVSASGLGTEGQLTVLNFNNTGPCYRCFYPIPPNPMSVSSCQEGGVIGPCIGLVGTMMAVEAIKLIIGIYTPENFQPFLTLYSGFPQQTLRTFKMRGRQSKCICCGDNRSITRAAIESGEINYELFCGSRNYNVCSPDERITVNKFKDEYYDRTTQDYVLLDVRPSHHYEISHFPDAFNIPVKKLKDMHGSMAELQKEIPSIKEDSEVLVLCRYGNDSQLATRLLKDEFKLPNVKDIQGGFFRYIDEVDSSIPKY; from the coding sequence ATGGTTAGTGAAGTAAATCAGGATCTGATTAATGAATTAGCTGCATTAAAATTGGAAAACGCTAGATTGCGGAGACAGGTTGAGTCTCAACCTACCACAGTGCAAGAATATCCGTTGTCATTAGAAGAATATAGACGGTATGGTAGACAGATGATCGTAGAAGACACAGGAGGTGTACAAGGGCAGGtcagattgaaaaattcaaaggtCTTGGTAGTGGGCGCAGGTGGCCTGGGATGTCCTGCCTTACCTTATTTAGCAGGTGCCGGTATTGGTCAAATTGGCATTGTAGACAATGACATCGTCGATACATCAAATTTACACAGACAAGTTCTACATGATTCGACTAAAGTTGGCATGTTGAAATGTGAGTCAGCTAAAGCAGTCTTGAATAAGTTGAATCCTCATGTGAACGTAGTTACTTATCCAGTAAGActaaattattcaaatgcctttgatatttttgatggCTACGACTACGTCTTAGACTGTACTGATACACCATTGACCAGATACTTAATTTCTGATGTTGCAGTAAATTTAGGCATTACTGTGGTATCAGCTTCTGGGTTAGGCACAGAAGGTCAATTGACTGTCTTAAACTTCAATAATACCGGTCCCTGCTATAGGTGTTTTTACCCAATCCCGCCAAATCCAATGTCAGTTTCATCCTGTCAGGAGGGCGGCGTCATTGGGCCCTGTATTGGATTAGTCGGTACAATGATGGCTGTAGAAGCAATAAAGCTCATCATAGGTATTTATACACCAGAAAACTTCCAGCCATTTTTAACATTATACTCAGGTTTCCCTCAGCAAACACTGCGTACTTTTAAAATGAGAGGAAGACAATCCAAGTGTATATGCTGTGGTGATAATCGTTCAATCACAAGGGCTGCAATTGAATCCGGCGAAATCAATTATGAGTTATTCTGTGGATCTAGAAATTATAATGTTTGTTCTCCAGATGAAAGAATCACtgttaataaatttaaagatgaatATTACGACCGTACAACTCAAGACTACGTTTTATTGGATGTTAGACCCAGTCATCACTACGAAATTTCTCATTTTCCTGATGCATTCAATATTCCtgtcaagaaattaaaagatatGCATGGGTCAATGGCAGAACTACAAAAGGAAATTCCTTCCATTAAAGAGGATAGTGAAGTATTGGTCTTGTGTCGTTATGGTAATGACTCGCAACTAGCTACTAGACTTCTGaaagatgaattcaaaCTCCCCAATGTCAAAGATATCCAAGGTGGATTTTTCAGATATATTGATGAAGTGGATTCATCAATACCTAAATACTAA
- the BCP1 gene encoding protein-transporting protein BCP1 (similar to Saccharomyces cerevisiae BCP1 (YDR361C); ancestral locus Anc_5.418): protein MVQAIKLSELTNRKRANEEGDVEDDSEIDISSTDSENEEAEGNEEEIVNIDFDFYNGNSEVDFHALKNLSRQLFGPQESNRIQLSALADLMLASPMTTIKTDGTESDPYCFLSLINYNENRDSDYAKYLKKVDPKLMTFLQTVDGNVNKKCALVLSERLINMPAEVVPPLYKITLEDASNVLDNNHYDFYVIVSRKYEVNFDMDEDEERRSKKRVKNDEIDYFHEEDRFFERNAKLHFQSPAKKGIISTYTVMDHDGLLKSLTELEEEIAKW, encoded by the coding sequence ATGGTGCAAGCTATAAAACTAAGTGAGTTGACTAACAGAAAAAGAGCCAACGAGGAGGGTGACGTAGAGGATGACTCCGAAATTGATATTAGCAGCACAGattctgaaaatgaagaagctgaaggcaatgaggaagaaattgttaaCATCGACTTTGACTTCTATAATGGCAATTCAGAGGTTGATTTCCATGCTTTAAAAAATCTTTCACGTCAACTGTTTGGCCCACAGGAAAGTAACCGGATCCAACTAAGTGCGTTGGCCGATTTGATGTTAGCCTCTCCTATGACTACCATCAAAACGGACGGAACAGAATCCGATCCTtattgttttctttctttgattaattATAATGAGAATCGTGATAGCGACTATGctaaatatttgaagaaagtggATCCGAAATTAATGACTTTCTTACAAACAGTAGATGGTAACGTGAACAAGAAATGTGCACTAGTTCTTAGTGAGCGTCTGATTAACATGCCCGCTGAAGTGGTACCTCCACTATATAAGATTACATTAGAAGACGCTTCTAACGTATTGGACAACAACCACTACGACTTCTATGTTATTGTTAGCAGAAAATACGAGGTAAACTTCGATATGGATGAAGACGAGGAAAGGAGATCCAAGAAAAGAGTGaagaatgatgaaattgactACTTCCATGAAGAAGAcagattttttgaaagaaatgcCAAACTTCACTTCCAATCACCGGCTAAAAAAGGTATAATAAGCACCTACACAGTCATGGACCATGACGGACTTCTCAAGAGTCTCACTGAGCTCGAAGAGGAGATTGCTAAATGGTAG
- the EAF1 gene encoding Eaf1p (similar to Saccharomyces cerevisiae EAF1 (YDR359C); ancestral locus Anc_5.417) — protein sequence MSSRSSSPLNRPASASSQIGFNKKESEMLTARKEELSALRTSKLIELYCVSRIDDVIRITDGDQFKEQIDSFLEKNDIKKGMRFQPNTLPIPTCVQLQTLTENHRSKSDPSRLSTMNETRKRSIAAAKDHALPIIKKTKSQSTGEIEQRTIIKEEIPGIERSMIKLDKAVKDTKKPVSIETSVHVNKNESAKRPISKIEQVDEEPLKKKTKSTFDVDLRNKDGRSMDRSPSPMPVHENFKYPSYSAESSTYPANTTPIDTARKYRNKLAIKLTKRPENVSDFYIENNINSKDQIYLLLKENAPSKVAQGIPLAELKYMAQTLPLVNLIPRAHKVLTTDIMNDALNEARITVVSSRIEELRRLGLWSLRQPIKFVDPWNRSATHRSILLDEAKWMYEDFKEGRQYKIAICTTIAQGIMDYWNYGKVCCVNVKPHTFENNEFIDRGQDTDAVENDDNKSNDVVELEVETTETITAAEEVEGNVTPREDTIESQEKEDKEEKEQEEEEEEEGENEGEQEEENFIDISLLLKRPDPTSEILPHTFPTEIQPEEYKAILNSRESNPFKLNVNGKDLTLTENNIAEGFPLYSGIPTSEERLDNINNLPFATISKSIMTLEDDGFYKLVERQVIDDEQSLVQLSKRRGMFYGNRRSHYLRPPPVPSLRYLQNRTPTIWLPEDDQELVKNINTYAYNWELISAHMTHRSTRSYMSNIERRTPWQCFERFVQLNERFNFNDLKGPRAHNAQQWLMEAHKFQQRQNRRISPLGVGTESIQRGHKRLRWASMFEAMRRCIKKRENAPRPNPTQPRKPLDTKNMKVPTPAEMSQLKAQRDESLRRDIQLRRSAKSRLQQKQIQAAQQVQPRANSRVPLNNKPDSSSNTPTPVQKSADPQAAVGTTHPSEREIIESYSRKILAQKPELSLETALKAAENYYKSFKEQQMLMVQQQKQLQQQQQLSARNSVKNNDKQNPKVNIQTSPNVNNSGVSSKIQSPTPGEILQRLQK from the coding sequence ATGTCATCACGATCTTCTTCCCCCTTAAATAGGCCAGCATCTGCCAGCTCACAAATAGGGTTcaacaagaaagaaagtgaaaTGCTTACAGCTCGAAAAGAAGAGCTATCGGCTCTTCGTACATCcaaattaattgaattgtATTGCGTATCAAGGATAGATGATGTGATTAGAATTACAGATGGAGATCAATTCAAAGAACAGATAGATTCATTtctggaaaaaaatgacatCAAGAAAGGCATGCGGTTCCAACCAAATACCCTCCCAATACCGACATGTGTACAATTACAAACGTTGACGGAAAACCATCGCTCCAAGTCAGATCCATCAAGGCTCTCCACTATGAATGAAACAAGGAAAAGAAGTATTGCCGCGGCAAAAGATCATGCCCTACCAATAATTAAGAAAACTAAGAGTCAAAGTACTGGGGAAATTGAACAGAGGACAATTATTAAGGAAGAAATACCAGGTATCGAAAGATCCATGATTAAGCTTGATAAAGCTGTAAAGGATACAAAAAAGCCGGTTTCAATTGAGACCAGCGTACATGTAAATAAGAATGAGAGTGCAAAGAGGccgatttcaaaaattgaacaagTCGATGAGGAACCcttaaagaaaaagactAAATCCACTTTTGACGTCGACTTAAGAAATAAAGATGGTAGATCTATGGACCGTAGCCCTTCTCCCATGCCTGTGCACgaaaacttcaaatatCCATCATATTCAGCTGAATCAAGCACATATCCTGCTAATACAACTCCTATAGACACAGCCAGAAAATATCGAAACAAATTGGCGATTAAACTTACAAAAAGGCCAGAAAATGTATCAGATTtctatattgaaaataacatAAATTCCAAAGATCAAATCTACCTGCTATTAAAGGAAAATGCCCCATCAAAAGTGGCGCAAGGAATACCGTTGGCGGAACTAAAGTACATGGCACAGACTCTACCGTTGGTTAATCTAATACCTAGAGCACACAAGGTTTTAACGACCGATATAATGAATGATGCATTAAATGAGGCGAGGATAACAGTGGTAAGTTCAAGAATCGAGGAATTGAGAAGGTTGGGTCTTTGGTCGTTGAGACAACCCataaaatttgttgatCCATGGAACCGAAGTGCAACTCACCGTTCTATATTATTAGACGAAGCAAAATGGATGtatgaagatttcaagGAGGGGCGCCAGTATAAAATTGCAATATGCACCACAATTGCTCAGGGGATAATGGATTATTGGAATTATGGTAAGGTATGCTGTGTCAATGTAAAGCCTCATACGTTTGagaataatgaatttataGACAGAGGACAGGATACAGATGCtgttgaaaatgatgataataagaGTAACGATGTGGTGGAATTAGAAGTTGAAACCACAGAGACCATCACAGCTGctgaagaagttgaaggAAATGTAACTCCCCGTGAAGATACAATAGAATcccaagaaaaagaagataaagaagagaaagaacaagaggaagaggaagaggaagaggGAGAAAACGAGGGAGAACAAGAGGaggaaaatttcattgatataaGTCTTTTACTCAAAAGACCAGACCCTACATCAGAGATTCTTCCTCACACATTTCCAACTGAGATACAGCCGGAAGAATATAAAGCAATTTTAAATTCTAGAGAGAGCAACccattcaaattgaatgtCAACGGAAAGGACTTAACACtaactgaaaataatatagcAGAAGGTTTCCCTCTTTACTCAGGAATTCCTACGTCAGAGGAAAGGCtagataatattaataactTACCTTTTGCTACCATCTCCAAATCTATAATGACACTAGAGGATGATGGGTTTTATAAATTGGTAGAAAGACAAgtaattgatgatgaacAATCTCTGGTACAGCTAAGTAAAAGAAGAGGAATGTTCTATGGAAATAGAAGAAGCCATTATCTTAGACCGCCTCCAGTTCCATCATTACGTTATTTACAGAATCGTACGCCGACAATTTGGTTGCCTGAAGATGATCAAGAATTGGTCAAGAATATTAATACTTACGCCTATAACTGGGAATTGATCAGTGCACATATGACTCATAGATCGACCAGGTCATATATGTCTAACATCGAAAGAAGAACGCCTTGGCAATGCTTCGAAAGATTTGTACAACTTAATGAACgcttcaattttaatgatttgaaaggTCCAAGGGCACACAATGCACAACAATGGCTTATGGAAGCTCataaatttcaacaaaggcaaaatagaagaatttCTCCCTTGGGTGTTGGAACTGAATCCATTCAACGAGGGCATAAGAGACTTCGTTGGGCAAGCATGTTTGAAGCAATGAGGAGATgtatcaagaaaagagaaaatgcTCCTCGTCCAAACCCTACTCAACCTAGAAAACCTTTGGATACCAAGAATATGAAAGTTCCAACTCCTGCAGAAATGTCACAGCTAAAGGCACAAAGAGACGAGTCCTTGCGGAGAGATATTCAACTGAGAAGAAGTGCTAAGAGTAGATTACAGCAAAAGCAAATACAGGCCGCACAGCAAGTGCAACCTAGGGCAAACTCGAGGGTCCCTTTAAATAATAAACCAGATTCATCGAGTAATACACCAACACCGGTACAAAAGAGTGCAGATCCCCAAGCTGCAGTAGGAACAACGCATCCATCAGAACGTGAAATTATAGAATCATACTCTAGGAAAATTTTAGCTCAAAAACCAGAGCTGTCCCTGGAAACTGCACTTAAGGCAGCAGAAAATTACTATAAATCGTTTAAGGAGCAACAAATGCTAATGgtacaacaacaaaaacaGCTgcagcaacagcaacagctCTCAGCTAGAAATAGCgtaaaaaataatgacaagCAAAATCCAAAAGTAAATATACAAACCTCGCCAAATGTTAATAATAGTGGGgtttcatcaaaaattcaatctCCTACCCCCGGTGAAATTTTGCAAAGGCTTCAGAAATGA
- the GGA1 gene encoding ubiquitin-binding protein (similar to Saccharomyces cerevisiae GGA1 (YDR358W) and GGA2 (YHR108W); ancestral locus Anc_5.416), which produces MSSYGIYLEDGPVRRPQPVGNPLLRKINRACRMSLPEPDLALNLDIADYINEKQGGAAYDASKAIVKLINNRDTHTAVFALALLDVLVKNCGYPLHLQISRKAFLNELVKRFPEHPPLRYSKVQRLILTAIEEWYQTICKLSEYKDEMNYIRDMRRLLKYKGYIFPKIQSDNLAVMRPTDQLKTPSEIQKEQEIVQAAKLEELIRSGRPDDLKEANKLMKVMAGFKEDNIVKAKQSVNNELNKLKRKADLLNEMLSSSDDMNDNETAEELYAALKNAQPKFQKIIEEEHDDDDLVQDLLKFNDNVNQLLEKYSLLRNGNVTAAQQINPQAMSTGSMMQSNSGALANEINLIDFGDDLGVTSPSPTPNASSTTNTGDVIDLLGDLTLSSSPSSPKNDTNNNSLSLAGGIKLDDNNDSLDLFGDFTSTGTSSRILINQSATLKIEAENKRLSDSTVNSKIYFSNLSNDKLTDLTFLIAVPKSMKLTLLPQSDNEMVPHTNSGISQEANIDNVPKAAGKPLKIKWKVNYKIANNPIEETAVFTFPAL; this is translated from the coding sequence ATGTCTTCATACGGTATTTATTTGGAAGACGGTCCTGTTAGGAGACCACAGCCTGTTGGTAATCCCCTattgagaaaaatcaatagGGCTTGTAGAATGTCGCTACCTGAGCCAGATCTGGCTTTGAATCTGGATATTGCTGATTAcatcaatgaaaaacaaGGTGGTGCTGCTTACGATGCATCAAAGGCCATTGTTAAATTGATCAACAACAGAGATACTCACACTGCTGTTTTTGCCCTAGCGTTGTTAGATGTTCTAGTGAAAAATTGTGGTTATCCATTACATTTACAAATATCTAGAAAGGcatttttaaatgaattagTCAAGAGATTTCCTGAACATCCACCTTTAAGATATTCGAAAGTACAAAGGTTGATTTTGACTGCCATTGAAGAGTGGTATCAAACTATCTGTAAACTATCtgaatataaagatgaaatgaatTATATTAGAGATATGAGAAGGCTCTTGAAATATAAAGGCTACATCTTCCCAAAGATTCAATCTGACAATCTCGCTGTCATGAGACCTACAgatcaattgaaaacacCAAGTGAAATCCAAAAGGAGCAAGAAATTGTTCAAGCTGCTAAGTTGGAGGAATTGATCAGAAGCGGTAGACCAGATGATCTTAAAGAGGCAAACAAGTTGATGAAAGTCATGGCTGGCTTCAAAGAAGACAATATTGTCAAGGCAAAACAAAGTGTTAATAACGAgttgaataaattgaaacGTAAAGCTGACTTGTTGAATGAAATGTTAAGCTCTTCGGATGATAtgaatgataatgaaaccGCTGAAGAACTGTACGctgcattgaaaaatgctcaaccaaaatttcaaaagattattgAGGAAGAGcatgacgatgatgatttgGTTCAAGATCTATTGAAATTTAACGACAATGTGAACCAGTTATTAGAGAAGTACAGCCTTTTAAGAAATGGTAATGTTACCGCTGCTCAACAAATCAACCCTCAAGCAATGTCCACAGGTTCTATGATGCAATCAAATTCGGGAGCTTTGGctaatgaaatcaatttaATTGACTTTGGTGATGATCTAGGCGTCACATCCCCATCACCAACTCCTAATGCATCATCTACTACTAATACTGGTGATGTGATAGATTTATTAGGTGATTTAACTTTATCGTCTTCACCATCTTCTCCGAAAAATGATACCAACAATAACTCTCTAAGTCTAGCGGGTGGTATCAAATTAGACGATAACAACGACTCTCTTGACTTATTCGGAGACTTCACTTCGACTGGTACTTCTTCTAGAATCCTTATTAATCAATCAgcaactttgaaaattgaagcagaaaataaaagattatcTGATTCAACTGTAAATAGCAAAATCTACTTCTCAAATCTATCTAATGATAAATTGACAGATTTAACTTTCCTCATTGCTGTACCAAAATCTATGAAGTTAACTTTATTGCCTCAATCAGACAATGAAATGGTACCACATACAAACAGTGGTATATCTCAAGAGGCCAATATTGATAATGTACCAAAAGCTGCAGGCAaaccattgaaaatcaaatggAAAGTTAACTATAAAATTGCTAACAATCCAATCGAAGAGACTGCCGTCTTCACTTTCCCCGCGttataa
- the CNL1 gene encoding Cnl1p (similar to Saccharomyces cerevisiae YDR357C; ancestral locus Anc_5.415), with product MSEDAASENVDPLNINKLSVDYDYLLYKISDHVQSIQLDVKEICEKQYGLINNEIILNVIDENIKNFKILLQKCEDLENYFDMLDQIGVIAESFKERIKQISIEYKKVKKSH from the coding sequence ATGTCGGAGGATGCTGCTTCTGAAAATGTTGATCCActaaatatcaataaattaagCGTCGATTATGACTACTTATTGTACAAAATAAGTGACCATGTTCAGTCAATTCAATTAGACGTAAAAGAAATATGTGAAAAGCAGTACGGTTTGATCAATAACGAAATTATACTCAATGtaattgatgaaaacatcaagaatttcaaaatcttaTTACAAAAATGTGAAGACCTGGAGAATTATTTCGATATGCTTGATCAAATTGGAGTAATTGCAGAATcatttaaagaaagaattaaacAAATATCCATAGAATATAAAAAGGTTAAAAAATCACATTGA